A window from Citrus sinensis cultivar Valencia sweet orange chromosome 3, DVS_A1.0, whole genome shotgun sequence encodes these proteins:
- the LOC102621392 gene encoding disease resistance protein RPV1-like isoform X3 — MASTSIQNAFHGKYDAFLSFRGEDTRKSFTDHLYAALKNKGIYVFKDDKELEKGGSISPNLLEAIEESRISIIVLSKNYASSTWCLDELVKIVECKKRDHEIFPIFYDVEPTAVRKQTTSFGEAFAKHEEAFKDNIEKLQKWRDALKVVANKSGWELKDRLWMHDLLQELGHQIVQRQSPEQPGKRSRIWRDEEVRHMLTENTGSEVVEGIIVDAYFLENEGYLSAGAKAFSQMTNLRLLKIDNLQLPEGLEYLSNKLRLLDWHRYPLKSLPSNFQLEKTVEFNMCYSRIEELWNEIKYLNMLKVMKLSHSQNLIKTPDFTGVPNLEELILEGCTRLHEIHPSLLLHSKLVILNLKDCTSLTTLPGKISMKSLKTLVLSGCLKLTKKCLEFAGSMNDLSELFLDRTTIEELPLSIQHLTGLVLLNLKDCKNLKSLSHTLRRLQCLKNLTLSGCSKLKKFPESLGSMKDLMELFLDGTSIAEVPSCIELLTGLQLLNLNNCSNLVRLPSCINGLRSLKTLNLSGCSKLQNVPETLGQVESLEELDISGTAIRRPPSSIFVMNNLKTLSFSGCNGPPSSTSWHWHFPFNLMGQRSYPVALMLPSLSGLHSLSKLDLSDCGLGEGAIPNDIGNLCSLKQLNLSQNNFVTLPASINSLFNLGQLDLEDCKRLQSMPQLPSNLYEVQVNGCASLVTLSGALKLCKSKCTSINCIGSLKLAGNNGLAISMLREYLKAVSDPMKEFNIVVPGSEIPKWFMYQNEGSSITVTRPSYLYNMNKVVGYAICCVFHVPKHSTRSHLIQMLPCFFNGSGVHYFIRFKEKFGQGRSDHLWLLYLSREACRESNWHFESNHIELAFKPMSGPGLKVTRCGIHPVYMDEVEQFDQLTNQWTHFTSYNLNETSKRSLTEYVGAPEASGSGSCDDVEDPPPKRFRQLE; from the exons ATGGCTTCCACAAGTATCCAAAATGCCTTTCATGGGAAATATGATGCATTTTTAAGCTTTAGAGGAGAAGACACCCGTAAAAGTTTCACAGATCATCTGTACGctgctttgaaaaataaaggaatttatgtatttaaggaTGACAAAGAACTTGAGAAAGGAGGATCAATTTCACCAAATCTCCTTGAAGCAATTGAAGAATCGAGAATTTCGATTATTGTTCTCTCCAAAAACTATGCTTCTTCCACTTGGTGCTTGGATGAACTTGTTAAGATTGTTGAATGCAAAAAAAGAGACCATGAAATTTTCCCAATATTCTATGATGTGGAACCAACCGCGGTGAGAAAACAGACAACAAGTTTTGGAGAAGCTTTTGCTAAACATGAAGAAGCTTTTAAGGATAATATAGAAAAGTTGCAAAAGTGGAGAGACGCATTAAAAGTGGTGGCCAATAAATCTGGCTGGGAATTGAAGGATAG ACTGTGGATGCATGATTTGTTACAAGAATTGGGACATCAAATTGTTCAAAGACAATCCCCCGAACAACCTGGGAAACGCAGTAGAATATGGAGGGATGAAGAAGTGCGCCATATGTTGACAGAAAACACA GGAAGTGAAGTAGTGGAAGGAATAATAGTTGATGCCTACTTTCTTGAAAATGAGGGGTATTTAAGTGCAGGTGCTAAAGCATTTTCGCAGATGACCAACCTAAGATTGCTCAAAATCGATAATCTGCAACTTCCTGAAGGCCTTGAATACCTTTCTAACAAGTTGCGGTTACTTGATTGGCATCGATATCCTTTGAAATCCTTGCCATCAAATTTCCAATTGGAAAAAACTGTTGAATTTAATATGTGTTACAGTCGCATTGAAGAATTGTGGAATGAAATCAAA TATTTAAACATGTTGAAAGTCATGAAACTCAGCCATTCACAGAACCTGATTAAGACACCAGATTTCACAGGGGTCCCAAATTTAGAAGAGTTGATTCTTGAAGGATGTACAAGGTTGCATGAAATTCATCCGTCTTTGCTGCTTCACAGTAAGCTTGTCATATTGAACCTGAAAGATTGTACAAGTCTTACAACTCTTCCAGGCAAGATTTCTATGAAGTCACTTAAAACACTTGTTCTTTCTGGTTGCTTGAAACTAACAAAGAAATGTCTAGAGTTTGCTGGAAGTATGAATGATCTTTCAGAGCTCTTTTTAGATAGAACAACTATTGAAGAGTTGCCATTATCAATTCAACATCTCACTGGACTtgttttgttgaatttgaaagattgtAAAAATCTCAAGAGCCTTTCACATACTTTAAGAAGACTACAATGCCTAAAAAATCTTACGCTCTCTGGTTGCTCGAAGCTTAAGAAGTTTCCGGAGAGTTTAGGAAGTATGAAAGATCTAATGGAGCTCTTTTTAGATGGAACTTCCATTGCTGAAGTGCCATCTTGTATAGAACTTTTGACCGGACTTcaattattgaatttgaataattgCAGCAATCTAGTGAGACTTCCCAGCTGTATAAATGGTTTGAGATCTCTTAAAACTTTGAATCTATCCGGCTGCTCCAAACTTCAAAATGTTCCAGAGACGCTTGGGCAAGTAGAAAGTTTGGAAGAACTTGATATAAGCGGAACAGCTATAAGACGACCTCCGTCCTCTATTTTTGTCATGAATAATCTTAAAACACTATCATTTTCTGGGTGCAATGGACCACCATCATCTACATCATGGCATTGGCACTTTCCCTTCAATTTGATGGGACAGCGTTCATATCCTGTAGCTTTGATGCTGCCTTCTTTGTCAGGTTTGCACTCTTTAAGCAAATTGGATCTCAGTGACTGTGGTCTAGGGGAAGGAGCAATTCCAAATGATATCGGCAACTTATGCTCATTAAAACAGTTGAATCTGAGCCAAAACAATTTCGTTACGCTGCCAGCAAGCATTAACAGTCTTTTTAATCTTGGACAACTAGATTTAGAAGATTGCAAAAGGCTTCAATCTATGCCACAACTTCCTTCTAACCTATATGAAGTTCAAGTGAATGGTTGTGCTTCGTTGGTGACATTATCAGGTGCATTAAAACTATGCAAGTCCAAATGCACATCAATCAATTGTATAGGCAGCTTGAAATTGGCCGGAAACAACGGTTTGGCAATTTCAATGCTACGAGAGTACCTTAAG GCAGTGTCAGATCCAATGAAAGAGTTCAACATTGTTGTTCCAGGAAGTGAAATTCCAAAGTGGTTCATGTATCAGAATGAGGGTTCTTCAATAACAGTCACAAGGCCTTCATATTTGTATAACATGAATAAGGTTGTGGGATATGCTATTTGCTGTGTTTTTCACGTCCCTAAACATTCAACGCGTTCGCATCTCATACAAATGTTGCCCTGCTTCTTCAATGGTTCTGGTGTCCATTATTTTATTCGTTTTAAAGAGAAATTCGGTCAGGGTCGGTCAGACCATCTTTGGCTACTCTATTTGTCTCGTGAAGCATGCCGCGAGAGTAATTGGCATTTTGAATCTAATCATATTGAGTTGGCATTTAAACCAATGTCAGGTCCTGGATTGAAGGTGACAAGGTGTGGCATCCATCCAGTTTATATGGACGAAGTTGAGCAGTTCGACCAGTTAACAAACCAATGGACTCACTTTACTTCTTATAATCTGAATGAAACATCAAAGCGAAGCCTTACTGAATATGTTGGGGCACCTGAAGCCAGTGGAAGTGGCAGCTGTGATGATGTTGAGGATCCACCTCCTAAAAGATTTAGACAACTCGAATGA
- the LOC102621392 gene encoding disease resistance protein RUN1-like isoform X2, whose product MASTSIQNAFHGKYDAFLSFRGEDTRKSFTDHLYAALKNKGIYVFKDDKELEKGGSISPNLLEAIEESRISIIVLSKNYASSTWCLDELVKIVECKKRDHEIFPIFYDVEPTAVRKQTTSFGEAFAKHEEAFKDNIEKLQKWRDALKVVANKSGWELKDSNESEFIDEIVNVISNKIRTKPEILKELVGIDSRLEKLRFLIGTESSDVRMMGIWGMGGIGKTTLARVVYDLISHEFDGSTFLANVREKSEKEGSVVSLQKQLLSDLLKLADISIWNVDDGINIIGSRLRQKKVLLVIDDVADVEQLQNLARKRDWFGPGSRIVITTRDKQLLVAHEVDEEHIYNLEVLSNDEALQLFSMKAFKTRQPMGEYVELSKRVLKYAGGLPLALTVLGSFLNGRSVDLWRSTLKRLKTEPPNRIINILQISFDGLQDLEKKIFLDVACFFKSWDRDHVEKILEGCGFSPVIGIEVLIEKSLLTVDDGNRLWMHDLLQELGHQIVQRQSPEQPGKRSRIWRDEEVRHMLTENTGSEVVEGIIVDAYFLENEGYLSAGAKAFSQMTNLRLLKIDNLQLPEGLEYLSNKLRLLDWHRYPLKSLPSNFQLEKTVEFNMCYSRIEELWNEIKYLNMLKVMKLSHSQNLIKTPDFTGVPNLEELILEGCTRLHEIHPSLLLHSKLVILNLKDCTSLTTLPGKISMKSLKTLVLSGCLKLTKKCLEFAGSMNDLSELFLDRTTIEELPLSIQHLTGLVLLNLKDCKNLKSLSHTLRRLQCLKNLTLSGCSKLKKFPESLGSMKDLMELFLDGTSIAEVPSCIELLTGLQLLNLNNCSNLVRLPSCINGLRSLKTLNLSGCSKLQNVPETLGQVESLEELDISGTAIRRPPSSIFVMNNLKTLSFSGCNGPPSSTSWHWHFPFNLMGQRSYPVALMLPSLSGLHSLSKLDLSDCGLGEGAIPNDIGNLCSLKQLNLSQNNFVTLPASINSLFNLGQLDLEDCKRLQSMPQLPSNLYEVQVNGCASLVTLSGALKLCKSKCTSINCIGSLKLAGNNGLAISMLREYLKAVSDPMKEFNIVVPGSEIPKWFMYQNEGSSITVTRPSYLYNMNKVLD is encoded by the exons ATGGCTTCCACAAGTATCCAAAATGCCTTTCATGGGAAATATGATGCATTTTTAAGCTTTAGAGGAGAAGACACCCGTAAAAGTTTCACAGATCATCTGTACGctgctttgaaaaataaaggaatttatgtatttaaggaTGACAAAGAACTTGAGAAAGGAGGATCAATTTCACCAAATCTCCTTGAAGCAATTGAAGAATCGAGAATTTCGATTATTGTTCTCTCCAAAAACTATGCTTCTTCCACTTGGTGCTTGGATGAACTTGTTAAGATTGTTGAATGCAAAAAAAGAGACCATGAAATTTTCCCAATATTCTATGATGTGGAACCAACCGCGGTGAGAAAACAGACAACAAGTTTTGGAGAAGCTTTTGCTAAACATGAAGAAGCTTTTAAGGATAATATAGAAAAGTTGCAAAAGTGGAGAGACGCATTAAAAGTGGTGGCCAATAAATCTGGCTGGGAATTGAAGGATAG CAATGAGTCagaatttattgatgaaattgtCAATGtgatatcaaataaaattcgaACGAAACCAGAGATTCTCAAAGAGCTAGTAGGAATAGATTCACGCTTGGAGAAACTGAGGTTTCTTATAGGTACAGAGTCTAGTGATGTTCGTATGATGGGGATATGGGGCATGGGAGGTATAGGAAAGACAACTCTTGCAAGAGTTGTCTATGACTTGATCTCTCACGAGTTTGATGGGAGTACTTTTCTTGCCAATGTTAGAGAAAAATCCGAAAAAGAAGGCAGTGTAGTCTCTTTACAAAAGCAATTACTTTCTGATTTACTAAAGCTTGCCGATATTAGCATATGGAATGTAGACGATGGTATTAACATAATAGGAAGTAGGCTACGACAGAAAAAGGTTCTTCTTGTAATCGATGATGTGGCTGATGTTGAACAACTACAAAATTTAGCTCGAAAGCGTGATTGGTTCGGTCCAGGCAGCAGGATCGTAATAACAACGAGAGATAAACAATTGTTGGTGGCACATGAAGTGGATGAAGAGCATATTTATAACCTTGAGGTACTAAGTAACGATGAAGCTCTTCAACTCTTTAGTATGAAAGCTTTTAAAACCCGTCAACCAATGGGAGAATATGTGGAGCTGTCTAAACGTGTTCTAAAGTATGCTGGTGGTCTTCCATTGGCTCTAACAGTTTTGGGTTCCTTTCTGAATGGTAGATCTGTGGATCTATGGAGAAGTACGCTAAAAAGACTAAAAACAGAGCCTCCAAATAGGATCATAAATATACTTCAAATAAGTTTTGATGGACTACAAGATttagagaagaaaatatttcttgatGTTGCATGTTTTTTTAAATCGTGGGATAGAGATCATGTGGAGAAAATTTTAGAGGGATGTGGCTTTTCTCCAGTCATCGGAATAGAAGTTCTTATTGAAAAATCTCTATTAACTGTTGATGATGGAAACAGACTGTGGATGCATGATTTGTTACAAGAATTGGGACATCAAATTGTTCAAAGACAATCCCCCGAACAACCTGGGAAACGCAGTAGAATATGGAGGGATGAAGAAGTGCGCCATATGTTGACAGAAAACACA GGAAGTGAAGTAGTGGAAGGAATAATAGTTGATGCCTACTTTCTTGAAAATGAGGGGTATTTAAGTGCAGGTGCTAAAGCATTTTCGCAGATGACCAACCTAAGATTGCTCAAAATCGATAATCTGCAACTTCCTGAAGGCCTTGAATACCTTTCTAACAAGTTGCGGTTACTTGATTGGCATCGATATCCTTTGAAATCCTTGCCATCAAATTTCCAATTGGAAAAAACTGTTGAATTTAATATGTGTTACAGTCGCATTGAAGAATTGTGGAATGAAATCAAA TATTTAAACATGTTGAAAGTCATGAAACTCAGCCATTCACAGAACCTGATTAAGACACCAGATTTCACAGGGGTCCCAAATTTAGAAGAGTTGATTCTTGAAGGATGTACAAGGTTGCATGAAATTCATCCGTCTTTGCTGCTTCACAGTAAGCTTGTCATATTGAACCTGAAAGATTGTACAAGTCTTACAACTCTTCCAGGCAAGATTTCTATGAAGTCACTTAAAACACTTGTTCTTTCTGGTTGCTTGAAACTAACAAAGAAATGTCTAGAGTTTGCTGGAAGTATGAATGATCTTTCAGAGCTCTTTTTAGATAGAACAACTATTGAAGAGTTGCCATTATCAATTCAACATCTCACTGGACTtgttttgttgaatttgaaagattgtAAAAATCTCAAGAGCCTTTCACATACTTTAAGAAGACTACAATGCCTAAAAAATCTTACGCTCTCTGGTTGCTCGAAGCTTAAGAAGTTTCCGGAGAGTTTAGGAAGTATGAAAGATCTAATGGAGCTCTTTTTAGATGGAACTTCCATTGCTGAAGTGCCATCTTGTATAGAACTTTTGACCGGACTTcaattattgaatttgaataattgCAGCAATCTAGTGAGACTTCCCAGCTGTATAAATGGTTTGAGATCTCTTAAAACTTTGAATCTATCCGGCTGCTCCAAACTTCAAAATGTTCCAGAGACGCTTGGGCAAGTAGAAAGTTTGGAAGAACTTGATATAAGCGGAACAGCTATAAGACGACCTCCGTCCTCTATTTTTGTCATGAATAATCTTAAAACACTATCATTTTCTGGGTGCAATGGACCACCATCATCTACATCATGGCATTGGCACTTTCCCTTCAATTTGATGGGACAGCGTTCATATCCTGTAGCTTTGATGCTGCCTTCTTTGTCAGGTTTGCACTCTTTAAGCAAATTGGATCTCAGTGACTGTGGTCTAGGGGAAGGAGCAATTCCAAATGATATCGGCAACTTATGCTCATTAAAACAGTTGAATCTGAGCCAAAACAATTTCGTTACGCTGCCAGCAAGCATTAACAGTCTTTTTAATCTTGGACAACTAGATTTAGAAGATTGCAAAAGGCTTCAATCTATGCCACAACTTCCTTCTAACCTATATGAAGTTCAAGTGAATGGTTGTGCTTCGTTGGTGACATTATCAGGTGCATTAAAACTATGCAAGTCCAAATGCACATCAATCAATTGTATAGGCAGCTTGAAATTGGCCGGAAACAACGGTTTGGCAATTTCAATGCTACGAGAGTACCTTAAG GCAGTGTCAGATCCAATGAAAGAGTTCAACATTGTTGTTCCAGGAAGTGAAATTCCAAAGTGGTTCATGTATCAGAATGAGGGTTCTTCAATAACAGTCACAAGGCCTTCATATTTGTATAACATGAATAAG GTCCTGGATTGA
- the LOC102621392 gene encoding disease resistance protein RUN1-like isoform X1 yields the protein MASTSIQNAFHGKYDAFLSFRGEDTRKSFTDHLYAALKNKGIYVFKDDKELEKGGSISPNLLEAIEESRISIIVLSKNYASSTWCLDELVKIVECKKRDHEIFPIFYDVEPTAVRKQTTSFGEAFAKHEEAFKDNIEKLQKWRDALKVVANKSGWELKDSNESEFIDEIVNVISNKIRTKPEILKELVGIDSRLEKLRFLIGTESSDVRMMGIWGMGGIGKTTLARVVYDLISHEFDGSTFLANVREKSEKEGSVVSLQKQLLSDLLKLADISIWNVDDGINIIGSRLRQKKVLLVIDDVADVEQLQNLARKRDWFGPGSRIVITTRDKQLLVAHEVDEEHIYNLEVLSNDEALQLFSMKAFKTRQPMGEYVELSKRVLKYAGGLPLALTVLGSFLNGRSVDLWRSTLKRLKTEPPNRIINILQISFDGLQDLEKKIFLDVACFFKSWDRDHVEKILEGCGFSPVIGIEVLIEKSLLTVDDGNRLWMHDLLQELGHQIVQRQSPEQPGKRSRIWRDEEVRHMLTENTGSEVVEGIIVDAYFLENEGYLSAGAKAFSQMTNLRLLKIDNLQLPEGLEYLSNKLRLLDWHRYPLKSLPSNFQLEKTVEFNMCYSRIEELWNEIKYLNMLKVMKLSHSQNLIKTPDFTGVPNLEELILEGCTRLHEIHPSLLLHSKLVILNLKDCTSLTTLPGKISMKSLKTLVLSGCLKLTKKCLEFAGSMNDLSELFLDRTTIEELPLSIQHLTGLVLLNLKDCKNLKSLSHTLRRLQCLKNLTLSGCSKLKKFPESLGSMKDLMELFLDGTSIAEVPSCIELLTGLQLLNLNNCSNLVRLPSCINGLRSLKTLNLSGCSKLQNVPETLGQVESLEELDISGTAIRRPPSSIFVMNNLKTLSFSGCNGPPSSTSWHWHFPFNLMGQRSYPVALMLPSLSGLHSLSKLDLSDCGLGEGAIPNDIGNLCSLKQLNLSQNNFVTLPASINSLFNLGQLDLEDCKRLQSMPQLPSNLYEVQVNGCASLVTLSGALKLCKSKCTSINCIGSLKLAGNNGLAISMLREYLKAVSDPMKEFNIVVPGSEIPKWFMYQNEGSSITVTRPSYLYNMNKVVGYAICCVFHVPKHSTRSHLIQMLPCFFNGSGVHYFIRFKEKFGQGRSDHLWLLYLSREACRESNWHFESNHIELAFKPMSGPGLKVTRCGIHPVYMDEVEQFDQLTNQWTHFTSYNLNETSKRSLTEYVGAPEASGSGSCDDVEDPPPKRFRQLE from the exons ATGGCTTCCACAAGTATCCAAAATGCCTTTCATGGGAAATATGATGCATTTTTAAGCTTTAGAGGAGAAGACACCCGTAAAAGTTTCACAGATCATCTGTACGctgctttgaaaaataaaggaatttatgtatttaaggaTGACAAAGAACTTGAGAAAGGAGGATCAATTTCACCAAATCTCCTTGAAGCAATTGAAGAATCGAGAATTTCGATTATTGTTCTCTCCAAAAACTATGCTTCTTCCACTTGGTGCTTGGATGAACTTGTTAAGATTGTTGAATGCAAAAAAAGAGACCATGAAATTTTCCCAATATTCTATGATGTGGAACCAACCGCGGTGAGAAAACAGACAACAAGTTTTGGAGAAGCTTTTGCTAAACATGAAGAAGCTTTTAAGGATAATATAGAAAAGTTGCAAAAGTGGAGAGACGCATTAAAAGTGGTGGCCAATAAATCTGGCTGGGAATTGAAGGATAG CAATGAGTCagaatttattgatgaaattgtCAATGtgatatcaaataaaattcgaACGAAACCAGAGATTCTCAAAGAGCTAGTAGGAATAGATTCACGCTTGGAGAAACTGAGGTTTCTTATAGGTACAGAGTCTAGTGATGTTCGTATGATGGGGATATGGGGCATGGGAGGTATAGGAAAGACAACTCTTGCAAGAGTTGTCTATGACTTGATCTCTCACGAGTTTGATGGGAGTACTTTTCTTGCCAATGTTAGAGAAAAATCCGAAAAAGAAGGCAGTGTAGTCTCTTTACAAAAGCAATTACTTTCTGATTTACTAAAGCTTGCCGATATTAGCATATGGAATGTAGACGATGGTATTAACATAATAGGAAGTAGGCTACGACAGAAAAAGGTTCTTCTTGTAATCGATGATGTGGCTGATGTTGAACAACTACAAAATTTAGCTCGAAAGCGTGATTGGTTCGGTCCAGGCAGCAGGATCGTAATAACAACGAGAGATAAACAATTGTTGGTGGCACATGAAGTGGATGAAGAGCATATTTATAACCTTGAGGTACTAAGTAACGATGAAGCTCTTCAACTCTTTAGTATGAAAGCTTTTAAAACCCGTCAACCAATGGGAGAATATGTGGAGCTGTCTAAACGTGTTCTAAAGTATGCTGGTGGTCTTCCATTGGCTCTAACAGTTTTGGGTTCCTTTCTGAATGGTAGATCTGTGGATCTATGGAGAAGTACGCTAAAAAGACTAAAAACAGAGCCTCCAAATAGGATCATAAATATACTTCAAATAAGTTTTGATGGACTACAAGATttagagaagaaaatatttcttgatGTTGCATGTTTTTTTAAATCGTGGGATAGAGATCATGTGGAGAAAATTTTAGAGGGATGTGGCTTTTCTCCAGTCATCGGAATAGAAGTTCTTATTGAAAAATCTCTATTAACTGTTGATGATGGAAACAGACTGTGGATGCATGATTTGTTACAAGAATTGGGACATCAAATTGTTCAAAGACAATCCCCCGAACAACCTGGGAAACGCAGTAGAATATGGAGGGATGAAGAAGTGCGCCATATGTTGACAGAAAACACA GGAAGTGAAGTAGTGGAAGGAATAATAGTTGATGCCTACTTTCTTGAAAATGAGGGGTATTTAAGTGCAGGTGCTAAAGCATTTTCGCAGATGACCAACCTAAGATTGCTCAAAATCGATAATCTGCAACTTCCTGAAGGCCTTGAATACCTTTCTAACAAGTTGCGGTTACTTGATTGGCATCGATATCCTTTGAAATCCTTGCCATCAAATTTCCAATTGGAAAAAACTGTTGAATTTAATATGTGTTACAGTCGCATTGAAGAATTGTGGAATGAAATCAAA TATTTAAACATGTTGAAAGTCATGAAACTCAGCCATTCACAGAACCTGATTAAGACACCAGATTTCACAGGGGTCCCAAATTTAGAAGAGTTGATTCTTGAAGGATGTACAAGGTTGCATGAAATTCATCCGTCTTTGCTGCTTCACAGTAAGCTTGTCATATTGAACCTGAAAGATTGTACAAGTCTTACAACTCTTCCAGGCAAGATTTCTATGAAGTCACTTAAAACACTTGTTCTTTCTGGTTGCTTGAAACTAACAAAGAAATGTCTAGAGTTTGCTGGAAGTATGAATGATCTTTCAGAGCTCTTTTTAGATAGAACAACTATTGAAGAGTTGCCATTATCAATTCAACATCTCACTGGACTtgttttgttgaatttgaaagattgtAAAAATCTCAAGAGCCTTTCACATACTTTAAGAAGACTACAATGCCTAAAAAATCTTACGCTCTCTGGTTGCTCGAAGCTTAAGAAGTTTCCGGAGAGTTTAGGAAGTATGAAAGATCTAATGGAGCTCTTTTTAGATGGAACTTCCATTGCTGAAGTGCCATCTTGTATAGAACTTTTGACCGGACTTcaattattgaatttgaataattgCAGCAATCTAGTGAGACTTCCCAGCTGTATAAATGGTTTGAGATCTCTTAAAACTTTGAATCTATCCGGCTGCTCCAAACTTCAAAATGTTCCAGAGACGCTTGGGCAAGTAGAAAGTTTGGAAGAACTTGATATAAGCGGAACAGCTATAAGACGACCTCCGTCCTCTATTTTTGTCATGAATAATCTTAAAACACTATCATTTTCTGGGTGCAATGGACCACCATCATCTACATCATGGCATTGGCACTTTCCCTTCAATTTGATGGGACAGCGTTCATATCCTGTAGCTTTGATGCTGCCTTCTTTGTCAGGTTTGCACTCTTTAAGCAAATTGGATCTCAGTGACTGTGGTCTAGGGGAAGGAGCAATTCCAAATGATATCGGCAACTTATGCTCATTAAAACAGTTGAATCTGAGCCAAAACAATTTCGTTACGCTGCCAGCAAGCATTAACAGTCTTTTTAATCTTGGACAACTAGATTTAGAAGATTGCAAAAGGCTTCAATCTATGCCACAACTTCCTTCTAACCTATATGAAGTTCAAGTGAATGGTTGTGCTTCGTTGGTGACATTATCAGGTGCATTAAAACTATGCAAGTCCAAATGCACATCAATCAATTGTATAGGCAGCTTGAAATTGGCCGGAAACAACGGTTTGGCAATTTCAATGCTACGAGAGTACCTTAAG GCAGTGTCAGATCCAATGAAAGAGTTCAACATTGTTGTTCCAGGAAGTGAAATTCCAAAGTGGTTCATGTATCAGAATGAGGGTTCTTCAATAACAGTCACAAGGCCTTCATATTTGTATAACATGAATAAGGTTGTGGGATATGCTATTTGCTGTGTTTTTCACGTCCCTAAACATTCAACGCGTTCGCATCTCATACAAATGTTGCCCTGCTTCTTCAATGGTTCTGGTGTCCATTATTTTATTCGTTTTAAAGAGAAATTCGGTCAGGGTCGGTCAGACCATCTTTGGCTACTCTATTTGTCTCGTGAAGCATGCCGCGAGAGTAATTGGCATTTTGAATCTAATCATATTGAGTTGGCATTTAAACCAATGTCAGGTCCTGGATTGAAGGTGACAAGGTGTGGCATCCATCCAGTTTATATGGACGAAGTTGAGCAGTTCGACCAGTTAACAAACCAATGGACTCACTTTACTTCTTATAATCTGAATGAAACATCAAAGCGAAGCCTTACTGAATATGTTGGGGCACCTGAAGCCAGTGGAAGTGGCAGCTGTGATGATGTTGAGGATCCACCTCCTAAAAGATTTAGACAACTCGAATGA